The following coding sequences lie in one Hyphomonas adhaerens MHS-3 genomic window:
- a CDS encoding NADH-quinone oxidoreductase subunit D — MADTAHISEMEDRKFTLNFGPQHPAAHGVLRMILDLDGEIVTRVDPHIGLLHRGTEKLIEYKTFLQGMPYFDRLDYCAPMNQEHAWCLSIEKLLGIEAPRRGSLIRVLYSELGRIMSHLLNIGSQVLDVGALTPITWAFEEREKLCVFYERASGSRMHAAFFRPGGVHQDLPQALLDDISEWCEQFPGKLDQLEGLVTENRIFKQRNVDIGIVDEKTIMDWGFSGVMVRGSGYAWDLRRAQPYECYSELDFKIPVGKNGDNYDRYVCRMEEMRESTKIMQQCIEIMNREGPGPVLLKGSKVSPPRRAEMKNSMEALIHHFKLYTEGFHVPEGECYAAIEAPKGEFGVYLVSDGTNRPYRAKIRAPGYPHLQAMDHLCRGYMLADVSAILGSLDIVFGEIDR; from the coding sequence ATGGCTGACACCGCTCACATCTCCGAAATGGAAGACCGCAAGTTCACGCTGAACTTCGGGCCTCAGCACCCGGCCGCCCACGGCGTGCTGCGCATGATCCTCGACCTCGATGGCGAGATCGTCACGCGCGTTGATCCGCATATCGGCCTGCTGCATCGCGGCACCGAGAAGCTGATCGAATACAAGACCTTCCTGCAGGGCATGCCGTATTTCGACCGGCTGGATTACTGCGCGCCGATGAATCAGGAGCACGCCTGGTGCCTGTCCATCGAAAAGCTGCTGGGCATTGAAGCGCCGCGCCGCGGCAGCCTGATCCGCGTGCTTTATTCCGAGCTGGGCCGCATCATGTCCCACTTGCTGAACATCGGCTCGCAGGTGCTGGACGTTGGCGCGCTGACGCCGATCACTTGGGCGTTCGAGGAGCGGGAAAAGCTCTGCGTCTTCTACGAACGCGCCTCCGGCAGCCGGATGCACGCGGCGTTCTTCCGTCCTGGCGGTGTCCACCAGGACCTGCCGCAGGCGCTGCTCGACGATATTTCGGAATGGTGCGAGCAATTCCCCGGCAAGCTGGACCAGCTTGAAGGGCTCGTCACCGAAAACCGCATCTTCAAGCAACGGAATGTCGACATCGGCATCGTGGACGAGAAGACGATCATGGACTGGGGCTTCTCCGGCGTGATGGTTCGCGGGTCCGGCTATGCCTGGGACCTGCGCCGCGCTCAGCCCTATGAGTGCTACTCCGAACTCGACTTCAAGATTCCGGTCGGCAAGAACGGCGACAATTACGACCGCTATGTCTGCCGCATGGAAGAGATGCGCGAGTCGACCAAGATCATGCAGCAATGCATCGAGATCATGAATCGCGAAGGGCCGGGGCCGGTCCTGCTGAAGGGGTCGAAAGTCTCGCCGCCGCGCCGTGCCGAGATGAAAAACTCCATGGAAGCGCTGATTCATCACTTCAAGCTGTACACGGAAGGCTTCCACGTTCCGGAAGGCGAATGCTACGCCGCCATCGAAGCGCCGAAGGGCGAATTCGGTGTGTACCTTGTCTCTGATGGCACCAACCGGCCGTATCGCGCGAAGATTCGCGCGCCGGGCTATCCGCACCTTCAGGCGATGGACCATTTGTGCCGCGGGTACATGCTGGCTGACGTGTCCGCGATCCTCGGTTCGCTCGACATCGTGTTCGGGGAGATCGACCGCTGA
- a CDS encoding NADH-quinone oxidoreductase subunit C → MLNQDAIDALKDLGEHISAARADAVKSFHINMDELVVMAERDHIVGLLRFLREDPQCDFETLIDICGVDYPERGERFEVVYHLLSMHLNHRVRVRVSTDEDTAVPSACAVWPAANWFEREAFDMYGIQFADHPDLRRILTDYGFEGYPLRKDFPLTGNYEVRYDDLEKKVVYEPVQLVQEFRNFDFLSPWEGITSQIPGDEKATES, encoded by the coding sequence ATGCTGAACCAGGATGCCATCGACGCCCTCAAGGATCTCGGCGAGCATATTTCTGCTGCGCGCGCGGATGCGGTGAAGAGCTTCCACATCAATATGGACGAGCTGGTCGTGATGGCCGAGCGCGATCATATCGTCGGGCTGCTGCGCTTCCTGCGCGAAGATCCGCAATGCGATTTCGAGACGCTGATCGATATCTGCGGTGTCGACTATCCGGAGCGCGGTGAGCGTTTCGAAGTGGTCTACCACCTCCTGTCCATGCACCTGAACCACCGGGTGCGGGTGCGTGTGTCGACCGACGAGGACACGGCCGTGCCGAGCGCCTGCGCTGTCTGGCCGGCCGCCAACTGGTTCGAGCGCGAAGCCTTCGACATGTATGGCATCCAGTTCGCCGATCACCCGGACCTGCGCCGGATCCTCACCGACTATGGCTTTGAGGGCTATCCGCTGCGCAAGGACTTCCCGCTGACCGGGAATTACGAAGTCCGCTACGACGACCTCGAAAAGAAAGTGGTCTACGAGCCGGTGCAGCTGGTTCAGGAGTTCCGTAATTTTGACTTCCTCTCCCCGTGGGAGGGCATCACGTCCCAGATCCCGGGCGACGAGAAAGCGACGGAGTCGTAA
- the nuoK gene encoding NADH-quinone oxidoreductase subunit NuoK translates to MELGLSHYLAVSAALFTIGVVGIFVNRKNIIVILMAIELILLSVNLNLVAFSVFSGTIAGQIFAMLVLTVAAAEAAVGLAILVVYFRNRGDIAVENVDLMKG, encoded by the coding sequence ATGGAACTCGGGCTTTCCCATTATCTCGCGGTGTCGGCCGCCCTGTTCACGATCGGGGTGGTAGGCATCTTCGTGAACCGGAAGAACATCATCGTCATCCTGATGGCGATCGAGCTGATCCTGCTTTCGGTGAACCTCAACCTGGTCGCCTTTTCGGTCTTCTCCGGCACGATTGCCGGGCAGATCTTCGCCATGCTCGTGCTGACTGTCGCTGCCGCCGAGGCCGCCGTCGGTCTTGCCATCCTAGTCGTCTACTTCCGGAACCGCGGTGACATCGCGGTCGAGAACGTAGACCTGATGAAGGGCTAG
- the nuoH gene encoding NADH-quinone oxidoreductase subunit NuoH, producing MSNYIESMGQFWGPLMVLGQIGLFTLVLLLSIAFLLLFDRKVWAGVMMRKGPNVVGPFGLLQSFADFGKFLLKEIVIPAGANKFVFLFAPILTCTLAFAAWSAIPVAPGTVSGTSWVISNLNVGILYLFAISSLGVYGIIMGGWASNSKYPFLGALRSAAQMVSYEVSIGFVIITVILMVGSMNLTDIVNNQDGGFWNWHVFSFQNFPLIVVMVPMFVIFFVSALAETNRPPFDLPEAESELVAGYQVEYGSTPYLLFMLGEYLNIVLMCSMMTILFLGGWHGPVALGDEFVRDHPFLTSFSGLFWFMFKTFFFFFLFAMVKAIVPRYRYDQLMRLGWKIFLPTSLFAVLVVAGYVAYTGVQS from the coding sequence ATGAGTAACTACATCGAGTCTATGGGACAGTTCTGGGGCCCCTTGATGGTCCTCGGCCAGATCGGCTTGTTTACGCTGGTCCTGCTTCTCTCGATCGCATTCCTTCTGCTGTTCGACCGCAAGGTCTGGGCAGGCGTGATGATGCGGAAAGGCCCGAACGTGGTCGGCCCGTTCGGCCTGCTCCAGTCCTTCGCGGACTTCGGCAAGTTCCTGTTGAAAGAGATCGTCATCCCGGCGGGCGCGAACAAGTTCGTGTTCCTGTTTGCGCCGATCCTGACCTGTACGCTGGCCTTCGCAGCCTGGTCGGCGATCCCGGTTGCACCCGGTACGGTCAGCGGCACGAGCTGGGTGATCTCGAACCTCAATGTCGGGATCCTTTACCTGTTCGCCATCAGCTCCCTCGGTGTCTACGGCATCATCATGGGCGGCTGGGCCTCGAACTCGAAATATCCGTTCCTCGGCGCGCTGCGGTCCGCCGCTCAGATGGTCTCCTATGAGGTGTCCATCGGCTTTGTGATCATCACCGTGATCCTGATGGTCGGATCCATGAACCTGACCGACATCGTGAACAATCAGGACGGCGGCTTCTGGAACTGGCACGTTTTCAGCTTCCAGAACTTCCCGCTGATCGTGGTCATGGTGCCGATGTTCGTCATCTTCTTCGTCTCGGCCCTCGCTGAAACGAACCGGCCGCCGTTCGACCTGCCGGAAGCGGAGTCGGAACTCGTTGCCGGCTATCAGGTCGAGTATGGCTCCACGCCCTACCTGCTCTTCATGCTGGGCGAATACCTGAACATCGTTCTGATGTGTTCGATGATGACCATCCTGTTCCTGGGCGGCTGGCACGGCCCGGTTGCCCTGGGGGATGAATTTGTCCGCGACCATCCGTTCCTGACCAGCTTCTCGGGGCTGTTCTGGTTCATGTTCAAAACCTTCTTCTTCTTCTTCCTCTTCGCCATGGTGAAGGCCATCGTGCCGCGCTACCGCTATGACCAGCTGATGCGCCTTGGCTGGAAGATCTTCCTGCCGACATCGCTCTTCGCCGTTCTCGTGGTTGCAGGCTATGTCGCTTATACGGGAGTGCAGTCATGA
- the nuoF gene encoding NADH-quinone oxidoreductase subunit NuoF: MLQDKDRIFTNLYGLHSPELDAAKKRGAWHLTREILEQGPDWICDQIKASGLRGRGGAGFPTGLKWTFMPKEVRDRPHYLVVNADESEPGTCKDREIMRHDPHLLIEGCMIASRAMRAHKCYVYLRGEYINERHALEKAVKEAYEAKLIGKDNVNGWDFDLYVHHGAGAYICGEETALLESLEGKKGQPRLKPPFPANAGLYGCPTTVNNVESIAVAGTILRRGAEWFAGFGRPNNTGTKLFCISGHVNKPCNVEEEMSITFRDLIDTHCGGIRGGWENLKAVIPGGSSVPMVPAEQIMDAYMDFDTLRDLKSGLGTAAVIVMDKDADLIKAIARLAYFYKHESCGQCTPCREGTGWMWRVMERMAKGEAEHDEIDTLLDVTKQVEGHTICALGDAAAWPIQGLIRHFRPEIEDRINQYRLPRAMVQGAVVAAE, encoded by the coding sequence ATGTTGCAGGACAAGGATCGCATCTTCACGAACCTGTACGGTCTTCATTCGCCCGAACTCGACGCGGCGAAGAAGCGCGGTGCATGGCACCTGACCCGGGAAATCCTGGAACAGGGACCGGACTGGATCTGCGACCAGATCAAGGCATCCGGCCTGCGCGGCCGTGGCGGTGCTGGTTTCCCGACCGGCCTGAAATGGACGTTTATGCCGAAGGAAGTGCGTGACCGTCCGCACTATCTCGTCGTCAATGCCGACGAGTCCGAGCCCGGCACGTGCAAAGACCGCGAAATCATGCGTCACGATCCGCATCTGCTGATCGAAGGCTGCATGATCGCCTCTCGCGCGATGCGGGCGCACAAATGCTATGTCTATCTGCGCGGTGAATACATCAATGAGCGTCACGCGCTCGAAAAGGCCGTCAAGGAAGCCTATGAGGCGAAGCTGATTGGCAAGGACAATGTGAACGGCTGGGATTTCGATCTCTACGTCCACCACGGCGCCGGGGCTTATATCTGCGGCGAGGAAACGGCTCTGCTCGAAAGCCTTGAGGGCAAGAAGGGCCAGCCGCGCCTGAAGCCGCCATTCCCGGCCAATGCCGGTCTCTATGGCTGCCCGACCACTGTAAACAACGTCGAGTCGATTGCTGTTGCCGGCACGATCCTGCGCCGAGGCGCCGAATGGTTTGCCGGTTTCGGGCGCCCGAACAATACCGGCACCAAGCTGTTCTGCATCTCCGGCCACGTGAACAAGCCGTGCAATGTTGAAGAAGAGATGTCGATCACCTTCCGTGATCTGATCGACACGCATTGCGGCGGTATCCGTGGTGGCTGGGAAAACCTGAAAGCCGTGATCCCCGGTGGGTCGTCGGTGCCGATGGTTCCGGCCGAACAGATCATGGACGCCTATATGGACTTCGACACGCTGCGTGACCTGAAGTCCGGCCTCGGCACGGCGGCTGTCATCGTGATGGACAAGGACGCTGACCTGATCAAGGCGATTGCCCGTCTCGCTTATTTCTACAAGCACGAATCCTGCGGCCAGTGCACGCCGTGCCGCGAAGGCACCGGCTGGATGTGGCGCGTCATGGAACGCATGGCGAAGGGCGAAGCCGAGCATGACGAGATCGACACGCTGCTGGACGTGACCAAGCAGGTGGAAGGTCACACGATCTGTGCCCTCGGCGACGCAGCGGCCTGGCCGATCCAGGGCCTGATCCGCCACTTCCGTCCAGAAATCGAAGACCGCATCAACCAGTACAGACTGCCGCGCGCCATGGTGCAGGGCGCAGTCGTTGCGGCGGAGTAG
- the nuoE gene encoding NADH-quinone oxidoreductase subunit NuoE, whose amino-acid sequence MALRRFDLEAGGDTFAFKPETEEKIAFWRNKYPAEKQRSAVIPMLWLAQKDNNGWLSEPAMREVADRLEMPYIRVYEVATFYTMFRLQPVGKFHVQLCGTTPCQLRGAEKLKEVCQQEIGDIMYVTDDGRLSWEEVECLGACVNAPMVQINDDYYEDLTPETLSQILGKLKNGVDVAPGPQIDRVNSAPEGGATTLTDPALFDGSKNAITKLPNLPSDEPEPSEAEAAGKPEAAAPTNTKREEPVASNTKTTLIDAAKKVETGVRPEAVTIDPASYDDLKRIKGVGPKNEDALNELGIYTFKQIAEWTPENVDWVEDFMSFPGRIEREDWIAQAKTLSEGGETEFSKRVDAGDVPSSQEDED is encoded by the coding sequence GTGGCACTGCGCCGTTTTGATCTTGAGGCTGGTGGCGATACGTTCGCCTTCAAGCCGGAAACGGAAGAGAAGATTGCCTTCTGGCGGAACAAGTATCCGGCGGAAAAGCAGCGTTCGGCCGTCATCCCCATGCTGTGGCTTGCCCAGAAGGACAATAATGGCTGGCTGTCCGAGCCGGCCATGCGCGAAGTCGCGGACCGGCTGGAAATGCCGTATATCCGCGTCTACGAAGTCGCGACCTTCTACACGATGTTCCGCCTCCAGCCGGTCGGCAAATTCCACGTCCAGCTTTGCGGCACGACACCGTGCCAGCTGCGCGGGGCCGAGAAGCTGAAGGAAGTCTGCCAGCAGGAAATCGGCGACATCATGTATGTCACCGACGATGGCCGCCTGTCCTGGGAAGAGGTCGAGTGCCTCGGTGCCTGTGTGAATGCGCCGATGGTGCAGATCAATGACGACTATTACGAAGACCTGACGCCAGAGACGCTGTCGCAAATTCTCGGCAAGCTCAAGAATGGCGTCGATGTTGCGCCGGGTCCGCAGATTGACCGCGTAAACAGCGCGCCGGAAGGTGGCGCGACCACGCTGACCGATCCGGCCCTCTTCGATGGCAGCAAGAACGCCATCACCAAGCTGCCGAACCTGCCATCCGACGAGCCTGAGCCTTCAGAAGCTGAAGCTGCCGGCAAGCCCGAGGCCGCAGCCCCGACCAATACAAAACGCGAAGAGCCGGTCGCCTCCAACACGAAGACGACCCTTATTGATGCCGCCAAGAAGGTTGAAACGGGCGTGCGCCCGGAGGCCGTGACGATTGACCCGGCATCCTATGACGATCTCAAGCGCATCAAGGGCGTCGGCCCGAAGAATGAAGACGCGCTCAACGAGCTTGGCATCTATACTTTCAAGCAGATTGCTGAGTGGACGCCGGAAAATGTCGACTGGGTCGAAGACTTCATGAGCTTTCCCGGGCGGATCGAACGCGAAGACTGGATTGCCCAGGCAAAAACGCTCTCCGAGGGCGGCGAAACGGAATTCTCCAAGCGCGTGGATGCGGGCGATGTCCCCTCCAGCCAGGAAGATGAGGACTAA
- a CDS encoding NADH-quinone oxidoreductase subunit J, whose protein sequence is MALIAFYLMAAVTLVSALMVIMARNPVHSVLWLILTFFSAAGLFVLIGAEFIAMLLVVVYVGAVAVLFLFVVMMLDVDFVELKDGTLRYWPFAMLVGIVFAAEIFMASVMGVHSRPDAFDAAPGADTNAEAIGQVMYTEYLLLFQLAGIVLLIAMIGAIVLTLRHRPEVKRQNIAKQTSRRRGDAYELKDPKPGQGI, encoded by the coding sequence GTGGCACTGATCGCATTCTACCTGATGGCTGCGGTGACACTCGTGTCAGCGCTAATGGTCATCATGGCGCGGAACCCCGTCCACTCCGTGCTGTGGCTGATCCTGACATTTTTCTCCGCGGCGGGGCTGTTCGTCCTGATTGGCGCGGAGTTTATCGCCATGCTTCTGGTCGTCGTTTATGTCGGCGCCGTCGCGGTGCTGTTCCTGTTCGTCGTCATGATGCTGGATGTCGACTTCGTCGAGCTGAAGGATGGCACGCTACGCTATTGGCCGTTCGCGATGCTGGTCGGCATTGTCTTTGCGGCCGAGATCTTCATGGCGTCCGTGATGGGTGTGCATTCGCGGCCGGATGCCTTTGACGCCGCGCCGGGCGCGGACACCAATGCCGAAGCCATCGGACAGGTGATGTACACCGAATACCTGCTGCTGTTCCAGCTGGCCGGTATCGTGCTGTTGATCGCGATGATCGGCGCCATTGTCCTGACCCTGCGCCACCGCCCGGAAGTGAAACGCCAGAACATTGCCAAGCAGACATCGCGCCGCCGCGGCGATGCCTATGAACTGAAGGACCCCAAGCCGGGGCAGGGGATCTGA
- the nuoG gene encoding NADH-quinone oxidoreductase subunit NuoG, with translation MFKINVDGKEIEVPKSYTLMQACEEAGAEIPRFCYHERLSVAGNCRMCLVEWEGAPKPIASCAQTVGDMRPNRDGSAPNIRTKGPYVEKARNGVMEFLLINHPLDCPICDQGGECDLQDQAVAYGRSGSRYEENKRAVEDKNMGPLVKTIMTRCIQCTRCVRFVAEVGGVEEIGMISRGESAEITTYLEKNLTSELSGNVIDLCPVGALTSKPYAFNARPWELRKTSSVDVMDAMGASIRVDAKGDGVMRIMPEVNEDINEEWLSDKSRFVWDGLARQRLDKPYVRVDGRLKPASWGEAFEAVKAALSKPAEKIGVVAGDLIEVEQAKAALDLFRSLGIQNTDCRPAGAKYGTDGVREHYILNPTLAGVEEADALLLVGVNPRTEAAVWNARIRKTWLWADLKVALIGDAADLTYDYTHLGNSADALNKAETAEFLKGAKRPMIVLGEGALVRDDGDAVLAAAIKLANETGAIADDWAGFGVLHNAAGRVGALDTGFVPGEGGEATAGILGGGMETIVLLGADEVDLSKTAGATVIYVGSHGDAGASRADVILPSAAYTEMTATFVNTEGRVQVTSRAVQPKGEAREGWAIFRALSDVMGKTLPYDTVDALREGLRENEAFAGIGYAPGAAGAEALKAVPEGAGSLSSAPFKPVIGDFYLTNPIARASKTMAECSALATALDTPVAAE, from the coding sequence CTGTTCAAAATCAATGTCGACGGCAAGGAAATCGAGGTTCCGAAATCCTACACGCTGATGCAGGCGTGTGAGGAGGCTGGCGCCGAGATTCCGCGCTTCTGCTATCACGAGCGCCTGTCGGTCGCCGGTAATTGCCGCATGTGCCTCGTCGAATGGGAAGGCGCGCCGAAGCCGATTGCGTCCTGCGCCCAGACGGTCGGCGACATGCGCCCGAACCGCGATGGCTCCGCACCGAATATCCGCACCAAAGGGCCTTACGTCGAGAAGGCCCGCAACGGGGTGATGGAATTCCTGCTCATCAACCACCCGCTGGATTGCCCGATCTGCGACCAGGGCGGCGAGTGTGACCTGCAGGACCAGGCCGTGGCCTATGGCCGTTCCGGCAGCCGCTACGAAGAAAACAAGCGCGCCGTCGAAGACAAGAATATGGGCCCGCTGGTCAAGACGATCATGACCCGCTGCATCCAGTGCACGCGCTGCGTCCGCTTCGTGGCCGAAGTCGGCGGCGTGGAAGAGATCGGTATGATCTCGCGCGGTGAGAGCGCCGAGATCACGACCTATCTCGAGAAAAATCTGACGTCTGAGCTTTCGGGCAATGTGATCGACCTTTGCCCGGTCGGCGCGCTGACTTCGAAGCCTTATGCGTTCAATGCGCGCCCGTGGGAGCTGCGCAAGACGTCTTCCGTCGACGTGATGGACGCCATGGGCGCTTCAATCCGTGTCGATGCCAAGGGCGATGGCGTGATGCGCATCATGCCGGAAGTGAACGAGGACATTAACGAGGAGTGGCTGTCCGACAAATCCCGTTTCGTGTGGGATGGTCTGGCCCGCCAGCGTCTCGACAAGCCGTATGTCCGTGTCGATGGCCGCCTGAAGCCGGCCTCCTGGGGCGAAGCGTTCGAAGCCGTCAAAGCGGCGCTGTCCAAGCCCGCTGAAAAGATCGGCGTTGTTGCCGGAGACCTGATCGAAGTCGAACAGGCCAAGGCTGCGCTGGACCTGTTCCGCTCGCTCGGCATTCAGAACACCGACTGCCGCCCGGCTGGCGCGAAGTATGGCACCGACGGCGTGCGCGAGCATTACATCCTGAACCCGACACTGGCCGGTGTGGAAGAGGCTGATGCGCTGCTGCTCGTCGGCGTCAATCCGCGCACGGAAGCCGCTGTCTGGAACGCCCGTATCCGCAAGACCTGGCTCTGGGCTGACCTGAAAGTCGCCCTGATCGGTGACGCGGCGGATCTGACCTATGATTATACCCATCTCGGCAACAGTGCAGACGCGCTGAACAAGGCCGAAACCGCCGAGTTCCTGAAAGGCGCCAAGCGACCGATGATCGTGCTCGGCGAAGGGGCCCTGGTGCGCGACGATGGCGACGCCGTGCTGGCCGCCGCGATCAAGCTCGCCAATGAGACTGGCGCGATTGCGGACGACTGGGCAGGCTTCGGCGTGCTCCACAATGCAGCCGGCCGCGTTGGCGCGCTGGACACTGGTTTCGTGCCGGGTGAAGGCGGCGAAGCAACGGCGGGTATCCTCGGCGGCGGAATGGAGACCATCGTGCTTCTCGGCGCCGACGAAGTCGACCTCTCCAAGACGGCCGGTGCGACGGTCATCTATGTCGGCTCGCACGGCGATGCGGGCGCAAGCCGCGCAGACGTCATCCTGCCGTCGGCCGCTTACACAGAAATGACCGCAACCTTCGTGAACACCGAAGGCCGCGTGCAGGTCACGTCCAGAGCGGTCCAGCCGAAAGGCGAGGCCCGCGAAGGCTGGGCAATCTTCCGTGCGCTGTCTGACGTGATGGGCAAGACACTGCCGTACGATACGGTTGACGCCCTGCGTGAAGGCCTGCGGGAAAATGAAGCATTTGCGGGGATTGGCTATGCGCCGGGCGCGGCTGGCGCTGAGGCACTCAAGGCCGTTCCGGAAGGCGCTGGCAGCCTTTCCAGCGCCCCGTTCAAGCCGGTGATCGGAGACTTCTATCTGACCAATCCGATCGCCCGGGCATCGAAAACCATGGCGGAATGCTCTGCGCTGGCGACAGCGCTGGACACTCCGGTAGCAGCGGAGTAG
- the nuoI gene encoding NADH-quinone oxidoreductase subunit NuoI, with product MSLAQTIRGALLTDFLGAFWLATLEMFRRKATVNYPFEKNPLSPRFRGEHALRRYASGEERCIACKLCEAICPAQAITIEAEPRADGARRTTRYDIDMVKCIYCGFCQEACPVDAIVEGPNFEFATETREELFYDKDRLLANGDRWERLIAKNLELDAPYR from the coding sequence ATGAGCCTCGCGCAGACCATCCGCGGCGCGCTGCTGACCGATTTCCTCGGGGCCTTCTGGCTGGCCACGCTGGAAATGTTCCGCCGCAAGGCCACCGTGAATTATCCGTTCGAGAAGAACCCGCTGTCGCCGCGTTTTCGCGGAGAGCATGCCCTGCGCCGCTACGCATCCGGCGAAGAACGTTGCATCGCCTGCAAGCTGTGTGAAGCCATCTGCCCGGCACAGGCGATCACGATCGAGGCCGAGCCGCGCGCTGACGGCGCGCGCCGCACGACACGCTACGACATCGACATGGTGAAGTGCATCTATTGCGGTTTCTGTCAGGAAGCCTGCCCGGTGGATGCCATCGTCGAAGGGCCGAACTTCGAGTTCGCGACCGAAACCCGCGAGGAACTGTTCTACGACAAGGACCGCCTGCTCGCGAACGGCGACCGGTGGGAACGTCTCATCGCAAAGAATTTGGAACTGGATGCGCCTTATCGCTAA